From Nocardioides sp. HDW12B, the proteins below share one genomic window:
- a CDS encoding aldo/keto reductase — protein sequence MTDETTNVGRRTIGRGEQALEVSALGLGCMGMSEFYGSSDEDEALATIGRALDLGVTFLDTADMYGPFTNEKLVGRAIASRRDEVQLATKFGNERAEDGTRLGVNGKPEYVRSACDASLQRLGVDHLDLYYQHRVDTTVPIEETVGAMGELVAAGKVRHLGLSEAGADTIRRAYATHPITALQSEYSLVTRGLEDEILPVLRELGIGLVPYSPLGRGMLSGAIDRVLADPDDSRGGRFPRFQGEALETNRRLVAAFEEIAASKGCTSGQLALAWVLAQGDDIAPIPGTKRVRYLEENVGALDVHLSAEDLAAIERAVPRDAVAGERYPDMSGIER from the coding sequence ATGACTGACGAGACGACGAACGTGGGCCGCCGCACCATCGGACGGGGCGAGCAGGCCCTGGAGGTGTCCGCCCTCGGGCTGGGCTGCATGGGGATGTCGGAGTTCTACGGCTCCTCCGACGAGGACGAGGCGCTGGCCACCATCGGCCGGGCGCTCGACCTGGGCGTGACCTTCCTCGACACCGCCGACATGTACGGCCCGTTCACCAACGAGAAGCTCGTCGGCCGCGCGATCGCGAGCCGGCGCGACGAGGTCCAGCTGGCGACGAAGTTCGGCAACGAGCGCGCCGAGGACGGCACCCGGCTCGGGGTCAACGGCAAGCCCGAGTACGTCCGCTCGGCCTGCGACGCCTCCCTCCAGCGGCTCGGCGTCGACCACCTCGACCTCTACTACCAGCACCGCGTCGACACCACGGTCCCGATCGAGGAGACCGTCGGGGCGATGGGCGAGCTGGTCGCCGCGGGCAAGGTGCGTCACCTCGGGCTGTCCGAGGCCGGCGCGGACACGATCCGACGCGCATACGCGACCCACCCGATCACCGCACTTCAGAGCGAGTACTCCCTGGTCACGCGCGGGCTCGAGGACGAGATCCTCCCGGTGCTGCGCGAGCTCGGGATCGGGCTCGTGCCCTACTCCCCGCTGGGGCGCGGCATGCTGTCCGGCGCGATCGACCGGGTGCTGGCCGACCCCGACGACTCGCGCGGCGGCCGCTTCCCGCGCTTCCAGGGCGAGGCGCTCGAGACCAACCGCCGACTGGTGGCGGCCTTCGAGGAGATCGCCGCGTCGAAGGGCTGCACCTCGGGGCAGCTGGCGCTGGCCTGGGTGCTGGCCCAGGGCGACGACATCGCCCCGATCCCGGGCACCAAGCGGGTCCGCTACCTCGAGGAGAACGTCGGCGCGCTCGACGTGCACCTGTCCGCCGAGGACCTGGCCGCGATCGAGCGGGCCGTGCCGCGCGACGCCGTGGCGGGTGAGCGCTACCCCGACATGTCGGGCATCGAGCGCTGA